The following proteins are co-located in the Bordetella bronchialis genome:
- a CDS encoding pyrimidine 5'-nucleotidase, with translation MHIHRHLLRPAARLRRSRRIASAVPARLWLFDLDNTLHNTSHAIFPRIDAGMTRAVAETLGVDLDTANTLRRTYWKRYGATVIGMVRHHGVNAETFLRMSHDFDVRPLIKAETGLPAKLRRLPGRKVLLTNAPLHYARAVLRHLGLLGQFDSLWAIEHMNWHGSFRPKPSATLLRRVLAREGVAAAHTVLVEDTLENLRGARRVGLRTVHINHPGTPFSKGGRNRPGYVDLRVNSVSELLLQRRPLRR, from the coding sequence ATGCATATCCATCGGCATCTGTTGCGGCCCGCGGCGCGGCTGCGCCGCTCCCGCCGGATCGCCAGCGCGGTTCCCGCCCGGCTGTGGCTGTTCGACCTGGACAACACGCTGCACAACACCTCGCACGCCATCTTCCCGCGCATCGATGCCGGCATGACGCGCGCGGTGGCCGAGACCCTGGGCGTGGACCTGGACACCGCCAATACCCTGCGCAGGACCTACTGGAAGCGCTACGGCGCCACCGTGATCGGCATGGTGCGCCATCATGGCGTCAATGCCGAGACCTTCCTGCGCATGAGCCACGACTTCGACGTCCGCCCGCTGATCAAGGCGGAAACAGGCCTGCCCGCCAAGCTGCGCCGCCTGCCCGGGCGCAAGGTGCTGCTGACCAACGCGCCGCTGCACTACGCCCGCGCGGTACTGCGCCACCTGGGGCTGCTGGGCCAATTCGACAGCCTGTGGGCCATCGAGCATATGAACTGGCACGGCAGCTTCCGGCCCAAGCCCTCGGCCACCCTGCTGCGGCGCGTCCTGGCACGCGAAGGCGTGGCGGCCGCCCATACGGTGCTGGTCGAGGACACGCTGGAAAACCTGCGCGGCGCGCGGCGCGTGGGGCTGCGCACGGTCCACATCAACCACCCCGGCACACCCTTCAGCAAGGGGGGCCGCAACCGGCCGGGCTACGTGGACTTGCGGGTAAACTCGGTCAGCGAGCTGCTCCTGCAACGGCGGCCCCTGCGGCGCTAG
- the slmA gene encoding nucleoid occlusion factor SlmA — MASRPGEKKTQILQTLAEMLEQPHAARITTAALAARMQVSEAALYRHFASKAQMFEGLIEFIEQTIFTLVNQIASAEPQGIGQARRMVNMLLTFSERNKGMTRVLTGDALVTEDNRLQERINHINDRIEASFRQALRTAVHDGGLPNNADVSAHASLLTHFVLGRWLRYAQSGWRVAPTAHLDEQLRLALG, encoded by the coding sequence ATGGCAAGCAGACCCGGCGAAAAGAAAACGCAGATCCTGCAGACCCTGGCGGAAATGCTGGAGCAGCCTCACGCGGCAAGAATCACCACGGCGGCCCTGGCGGCACGCATGCAGGTTTCCGAAGCCGCGCTGTACCGGCACTTCGCCAGCAAGGCGCAGATGTTCGAAGGCCTGATCGAATTCATCGAACAGACCATATTCACGCTGGTCAACCAGATCGCGTCAGCGGAACCCCAGGGCATCGGACAGGCGCGGCGCATGGTCAACATGCTGCTGACCTTCTCGGAGCGCAACAAGGGCATGACGCGCGTGCTGACCGGCGACGCGCTGGTCACCGAAGACAACCGCCTGCAGGAACGCATCAACCACATCAACGATCGCATCGAGGCTTCGTTCCGCCAGGCGCTGCGCACGGCCGTCCACGATGGCGGCCTGCCCAACAACGCCGACGTCAGCGCGCATGCCAGCCTGTTGACGCATTTCGTGCTGGGACGCTGGCTGCGCTATGCGCAAAGCGGCTGGCGGGTAGCGCCCACGGCCCACCTGGACGAACAATTGCGGCTTGCCTTGGGGTGA
- a CDS encoding HesA/MoeB/ThiF family protein, translated as MNDRQLLRYARHILLDELGIEGQEKFLAARALIIGAGGLGSPAAMYLASAGVGHITLVDDDVVELSNLQRQLLHTTESLGQPKVESGRRALHAFNPEIVVETIAQRLQGQALEAAVARADVVLDCSDNFTTRHQINRACVHHRKPLISGAAIRFDGQVSVFDLRGQASPCYHCLFPEADDVEEANCATMGVLAPLVGIIGSVQAAETLKLLAGIGETLSGRLLCLDGLSMQWRSLNVPRDHECAVCAHR; from the coding sequence ATGAACGACCGGCAGTTGCTGCGCTACGCCCGCCACATCCTGCTCGACGAACTGGGTATCGAAGGGCAGGAGAAATTCCTGGCGGCGCGTGCGCTGATCATCGGCGCGGGGGGGTTGGGCTCCCCAGCCGCCATGTATTTGGCCAGCGCCGGCGTGGGCCACATCACGCTGGTGGACGACGATGTGGTCGAACTCAGCAATCTGCAGCGGCAGCTGCTGCACACCACCGAAAGCCTGGGCCAGCCCAAGGTCGAGTCAGGCCGCCGCGCCTTGCATGCCTTCAATCCCGAGATCGTTGTCGAAACCATTGCACAACGCCTGCAGGGCCAGGCGCTGGAAGCCGCGGTCGCGCGCGCGGATGTGGTGCTGGATTGCTCGGACAACTTCACGACGCGGCACCAGATCAATCGCGCCTGCGTCCATCACCGCAAGCCGCTGATATCCGGCGCGGCCATCCGCTTCGACGGTCAGGTCAGTGTGTTCGACCTGCGCGGCCAGGCATCGCCGTGCTACCACTGCCTGTTTCCCGAGGCCGACGATGTGGAAGAGGCCAACTGCGCCACCATGGGCGTGCTGGCGCCGCTGGTCGGCATCATCGGCAGCGTGCAGGCGGCGGAAACCCTGAAGCTGCTGGCCGGCATAGGGGAAACGCTCTCCGGGCGCCTGCTATGCCTGGATGGGCTGTCCATGCAGTGGCGCAGCCTGAACGTGCCGCGCGACCATGAATGCGCCGTGTGCGCCCATCGCTGA
- a CDS encoding S41 family peptidase: MSTRKFRSFGLVSLGVVAGVMLSVGVSAVAQRGGSPLPLEELRQFTNVFGAIKNNYVEPVDDKTLIDNAISGMVSGLDPHSAYLDADAYRDMQTATQGEFGGLGIEVGAEDGYVKVISPIEDTPAARAGVMAGDLITKINDTPTKGMSLNDAVKLMRGAPKTPITLTIMRADHPQPIVLRIVRDVIKVRSVRSKMLDGNVAYVRIAQFQEKTGADMARQLAELGAKQAPRALILDLRNDPGGLLTSAIGVASAFLPPDSLVVSTDGRTPDSRHKYLATPAEYARGEGNYLSGLPGWVKTVPMVVLVNVGSASASEIVAGALQDHKRAKVMGNRTFGKGSVQVILPLSEDTAIKLTTSRYFTPSGRSIQATGIEPDYVVADTATGDLFRLPREADLQRHLANQQAPNGEIRSSNDPANIELPKTFEFGGKDDFQLKQALNLLDNKPIQKAVPKTAATDKAGGQQAAGASAPPTERMIITPSGVEPAKAK; encoded by the coding sequence ATGAGCACTCGCAAGTTTCGTAGTTTCGGCCTGGTGTCGCTGGGCGTGGTCGCCGGGGTCATGCTCAGTGTCGGCGTAAGCGCGGTGGCGCAGCGCGGCGGCAGCCCCTTGCCCCTGGAGGAACTGCGCCAGTTCACCAACGTCTTCGGCGCCATCAAGAATAACTACGTCGAGCCCGTCGACGACAAGACGCTGATCGACAATGCGATTTCCGGCATGGTGTCGGGCCTGGATCCGCACTCCGCCTATCTGGACGCCGATGCCTACCGCGACATGCAGACCGCCACGCAGGGCGAGTTCGGCGGGTTGGGTATCGAAGTCGGCGCGGAAGACGGCTACGTCAAGGTCATCTCGCCCATCGAAGACACGCCTGCCGCGCGCGCTGGCGTCATGGCGGGCGACCTGATCACCAAGATCAACGACACGCCCACCAAGGGCATGTCCTTGAACGATGCCGTCAAGCTGATGCGCGGCGCGCCCAAGACGCCCATCACGCTGACCATCATGCGCGCCGACCATCCGCAGCCCATCGTGCTGCGCATCGTGCGCGACGTCATCAAGGTGCGCAGCGTGCGCAGCAAGATGCTCGATGGCAACGTCGCCTATGTGCGCATCGCCCAGTTCCAGGAAAAGACCGGCGCCGACATGGCGCGCCAGCTGGCCGAACTCGGCGCAAAGCAAGCGCCGCGCGCTTTGATCCTGGACCTGCGCAACGACCCGGGCGGGCTGCTGACCAGCGCCATCGGCGTGGCCTCGGCCTTCCTGCCGCCGGATTCGCTGGTGGTGTCCACCGATGGCCGCACGCCCGACTCGCGTCATAAGTACCTTGCCACGCCGGCGGAATACGCCCGCGGCGAAGGCAATTACCTGTCCGGCCTGCCGGGCTGGGTCAAGACCGTGCCCATGGTCGTGCTGGTCAACGTGGGCTCGGCGTCCGCCTCCGAGATCGTCGCCGGCGCCCTGCAGGATCACAAGCGCGCCAAGGTGATGGGCAACCGGACCTTCGGCAAGGGCTCGGTGCAGGTCATCCTGCCGCTCAGCGAAGACACCGCCATCAAGCTGACCACGTCACGGTATTTCACGCCCAGCGGCCGTTCCATCCAGGCCACCGGCATCGAACCCGATTACGTCGTGGCGGATACGGCCACGGGCGACCTGTTCCGCCTGCCGCGCGAAGCCGACCTGCAGCGTCACCTGGCCAACCAGCAAGCGCCCAACGGCGAAATCAGGTCCAGCAACGACCCGGCCAATATCGAACTGCCCAAGACGTTCGAGTTCGGCGGCAAGGACGATTTCCAGCTGAAGCAGGCGCTGAATCTGCTGGATAACAAACCCATCCAGAAGGCGGTGCCGAAGACGGCCGCGACCGACAAGGCCGGTGGCCAGCAAGCCGCCGGCGCGTCCGCCCCGCCGACCGAACGCATGATCATCACGCCGTCCGGAGTCGAGCCCGCCAAGGCAAAATGA
- a CDS encoding murein hydrolase activator EnvC family protein: MRLAARGWTAATLVLALAAGGVRAAPPDLAEKQSEAQRQQSALRERIQSLQKTIDERESARKEAADALRQSETAISQINRRLAELAAQSKQAEADLAGLERQMTAQQAVLAQRREELARQLRAQYTSGLSPWTALLSGDDPQQLGRNLAYLGYVSQARAEAVQALRRDLDELARLQGRADARRQEIAQVVKDTADQKSQLLAQQKERASVLARLEGQITAQREEAVKLGRDDQRMSRLIDDLQAAIEKQAEEARKAEEARRKAEEARRKAEAEAARKAEEARRQALEEARRKAEEARKRADDARKAADAARRAQEAREATQAREQVEAAARRDAEAAAAADRQAAAAAKQAEDAEAEARRAAQAGLPVARGSIDGLKPAEPAPATQAPPARPQPAVGRGLRPGLPMPVQGATMQGRFGLSRPDGGVWRGIVLRVPEGTPVHAVAPGTVVYANWLRGFGNLIIVDHGQQYMTVYAYNQALLKQVGDRVAAGDTIASAGATGGQVESGLYFEIRHGGAPVDPAQWLAQ, encoded by the coding sequence ATGCGGCTTGCGGCGAGGGGATGGACGGCGGCCACGCTGGTGCTGGCCTTGGCCGCCGGCGGCGTGCGTGCGGCGCCGCCGGATCTTGCTGAAAAGCAATCCGAAGCGCAGCGCCAGCAGTCGGCGCTGCGCGAGCGCATCCAGTCGCTGCAGAAGACCATCGACGAACGCGAGTCGGCGCGCAAGGAAGCCGCCGACGCGTTGCGCCAGTCCGAGACCGCCATCTCGCAGATCAACCGCCGGCTGGCGGAACTGGCCGCCCAGAGCAAACAGGCGGAGGCCGACCTGGCCGGGCTGGAACGCCAGATGACGGCGCAGCAGGCCGTGCTGGCCCAGCGGCGCGAGGAACTTGCCCGGCAACTGCGGGCGCAATACACCAGCGGCCTGTCGCCCTGGACCGCCTTGCTTTCCGGCGACGATCCCCAGCAGCTGGGACGCAATCTGGCCTATCTGGGCTATGTGTCCCAGGCGCGCGCCGAAGCCGTGCAGGCGCTGCGCCGCGACCTGGACGAACTGGCCCGCCTGCAAGGCCGGGCCGATGCGCGGCGCCAGGAAATCGCCCAGGTCGTCAAGGACACCGCCGACCAGAAATCGCAGCTGCTGGCGCAACAGAAAGAGCGGGCCAGCGTATTGGCGCGCCTGGAAGGGCAGATCACGGCCCAGCGCGAGGAAGCCGTCAAGCTCGGTCGCGACGACCAGCGCATGTCGCGCCTGATCGACGATCTGCAGGCGGCCATCGAAAAGCAGGCCGAGGAAGCGCGCAAGGCCGAGGAAGCGCGCCGCAAGGCCGAAGAGGCTCGCCGCAAGGCGGAAGCGGAAGCGGCGCGCAAGGCCGAGGAAGCCAGGCGCCAGGCGCTGGAAGAGGCCCGGCGCAAGGCGGAAGAAGCGCGCAAGCGGGCCGACGATGCCCGCAAGGCGGCGGACGCCGCGCGCCGTGCCCAGGAGGCTCGCGAAGCCACGCAGGCGCGCGAGCAAGTGGAAGCCGCCGCCCGTCGCGATGCCGAGGCTGCCGCCGCCGCGGACAGGCAGGCCGCCGCCGCCGCCAAGCAGGCCGAGGACGCCGAGGCCGAGGCCCGCCGCGCCGCGCAGGCGGGGCTGCCCGTCGCGCGCGGCAGCATAGACGGCTTAAAACCGGCTGAACCGGCGCCGGCCACCCAGGCGCCGCCGGCGCGGCCGCAGCCCGCCGTCGGGCGCGGCTTGCGGCCAGGACTCCCCATGCCGGTGCAGGGTGCAACCATGCAGGGCCGTTTCGGTCTAAGCCGTCCAGACGGCGGCGTGTGGCGCGGCATCGTCCTGCGCGTGCCGGAAGGCACGCCGGTGCACGCCGTCGCTCCCGGTACCGTGGTTTACGCCAATTGGCTGCGGGGCTTCGGCAACCTCATCATCGTGGATCACGGCCAGCAGTACATGACGGTGTATGCCTACAACCAGGCACTGCTCAAGCAGGTGGGCGATCGGGTCGCGGCGGGGGACACCATCGCCTCGGCCGGCGCGACGGGCGGGCAGGTGGAATCGGGCCTATACTTTGAAATTCGTCATGGTGGCGCGCCGGTGGACCCAGCCCAGTGGTTGGCCCAGTAG
- the gpmA gene encoding 2,3-diphosphoglycerate-dependent phosphoglycerate mutase, which produces MHKLVLMRHGESQWNLENRFTGWTDVDLTDTGREQARAAGELLKREGYAFDLAYTSVLKRAIRTLWIALDAMDAMYTPIGNSWRLNERHYGDLQGLNKAETAAKFGEEQVLIWRRAYAIAPDPIPQDDPRHPRFDSRYARIPADQLPATECLKDTVARVLPFWNESIAPAIRSGRRVLISAHGNSLRALIKHLDNISDDDIVGLNIPTGQPLVYELDDDLRPLRHYYLGDPAEIEAAMAAVAAQGKAKKA; this is translated from the coding sequence ATGCACAAACTCGTTCTCATGCGTCATGGCGAAAGCCAGTGGAATCTGGAAAACCGCTTCACGGGCTGGACCGACGTGGACCTGACCGACACGGGCCGGGAACAGGCGCGCGCCGCCGGCGAGCTGCTCAAGCGCGAGGGCTATGCCTTCGACCTGGCCTATACCTCGGTGCTCAAGCGCGCCATCCGCACCCTGTGGATCGCCCTGGACGCCATGGACGCCATGTACACGCCCATCGGCAATAGCTGGCGCCTGAACGAACGCCATTACGGCGACCTCCAGGGCCTGAACAAGGCCGAGACCGCCGCCAAGTTCGGCGAGGAGCAAGTGCTGATCTGGCGCCGGGCCTATGCCATCGCGCCGGACCCCATTCCCCAGGACGACCCGCGCCATCCGCGCTTCGACAGCCGCTATGCGCGCATCCCGGCGGACCAGCTGCCGGCCACCGAATGCCTGAAAGACACCGTGGCGCGCGTGCTGCCGTTCTGGAACGAGTCCATCGCGCCCGCCATCCGGTCCGGCCGCCGCGTGCTGATCTCGGCGCACGGCAATAGCCTGCGCGCCCTGATCAAGCATCTGGACAATATCTCCGACGACGACATCGTCGGCCTGAATATTCCCACCGGGCAGCCGCTGGTGTACGAACTGGACGACGATCTGCGCCCGCTGCGCCACTACTATCTGGGCGATCCCGCCGAGATCGAGGCGGCCATGGCGGCCGTGGCCGCCCAGGGCAAGGCGAAAAAGGCCTGA
- a CDS encoding rhodanese-like domain-containing protein encodes MDFLHFLLSQNNVFIVAAAVVSGIMLALPALRKGGRGGGVGTAEAIQMVNQRQAVLVDVRPAEQYQAGHIAQARSVPAADIDKKSASLPKNKPLVVVCEQGRDASRAVARLKAQGFGEVVALEGGMKAWSQAGLPVTQKA; translated from the coding sequence GTGGATTTTCTGCATTTTCTGCTTAGCCAGAACAACGTTTTTATCGTCGCCGCCGCCGTCGTGTCCGGCATCATGCTGGCCCTGCCGGCGTTGCGCAAGGGCGGCAGGGGCGGCGGTGTCGGAACGGCGGAAGCCATCCAGATGGTCAACCAGCGGCAAGCCGTCCTGGTGGACGTGCGGCCTGCTGAACAGTACCAGGCGGGGCACATCGCCCAGGCACGCAGCGTGCCTGCCGCGGATATCGACAAGAAATCCGCCAGCCTGCCCAAGAACAAGCCGCTGGTGGTGGTATGCGAGCAAGGACGCGACGCCAGCCGCGCCGTCGCCCGGCTGAAAGCCCAGGGCTTCGGAGAGGTCGTCGCGCTGGAAGGCGGCATGAAGGCCTGGAGCCAGGCCGGCCTGCCGGTCACGCAGAAGGCCTGA
- the grxC gene encoding glutaredoxin 3 has protein sequence MKKVLMYSTAVCPYCVRAEALLKQRGVTEIEKIRIDLDPSQRDAMMQRTGRRTVPQIYIGDTHVGGYDDLAALDRAEKLVPMLG, from the coding sequence ATGAAAAAAGTCCTGATGTACAGCACCGCCGTCTGTCCGTATTGCGTGCGCGCCGAAGCCCTGCTGAAACAGCGCGGCGTGACCGAGATCGAAAAGATCCGCATCGACCTCGATCCGTCCCAGCGCGACGCGATGATGCAACGCACCGGCCGGCGCACCGTGCCGCAAATCTATATCGGCGATACCCACGTGGGCGGCTACGACGATCTTGCCGCGCTCGACCGCGCGGAGAAGCTGGTCCCCATGCTGGGCTGA
- the secB gene encoding protein-export chaperone SecB: protein MADQNNQQAGDDTPSFNLQRVYLKDMSLEMPNAPHIFLEQETPQVEVSINVGGQRLTETLFESTVTVTVTTRIGDKVLYLVEGTQAGIFELANIPQEQLDPLLGIVCPTMVYPYLRANVADAITRTSLPALHLAEVNFQALYEQRIAELQQQQSQQSGNESGIILPPNATRQ from the coding sequence ATGGCTGATCAAAACAACCAGCAAGCGGGCGACGACACGCCGTCGTTCAATCTCCAGCGCGTTTACCTGAAGGACATGTCGCTGGAAATGCCCAATGCGCCGCACATCTTCCTGGAACAGGAGACGCCCCAGGTCGAGGTCAGCATCAACGTGGGCGGCCAGCGGCTGACCGAAACGCTGTTCGAATCCACCGTCACCGTCACCGTGACCACCCGCATCGGCGACAAGGTGCTCTATCTGGTGGAAGGCACGCAGGCCGGGATTTTCGAACTGGCCAATATCCCGCAGGAACAGCTGGATCCGCTGCTGGGCATCGTCTGCCCCACCATGGTGTACCCGTATCTGCGCGCCAACGTGGCCGACGCCATCACGCGTACATCGCTGCCGGCCCTGCACCTGGCGGAGGTCAACTTCCAGGCCTTGTACGAACAGCGCATCGCCGAATTGCAGCAGCAGCAGTCGCAGCAATCGGGCAATGAGTCCGGCATCATCCTGCCGCCCAATGCCACGCGCCAATAA
- a CDS encoding NAD(P)H-dependent glycerol-3-phosphate dehydrogenase, producing the protein MPRANKSTGNAPGQDAAQAAPRVAVLGAGSWGTALAAVAARRRPTLLWARQAAQAEAMRATHENARYLPGVSLPAALGIGDNLDQVLSRTAEGGGIPLLILGVPVAGLEAMCGALARRLPALGAAGWHVVWTCKGFDEQQGRLPHEVARDSLGKVPGISLGVLSGPSFAREVAQGLPVGLTVASSDAGLCAATTAALHGGAVRVYAGADVVGVEVGGAMKNIISIACGVSDGLMLGTNARAALITRGLAEMTRLGVALGGRAETFSGLTGLGDLVLSATGELSRNRRVGLEIGAGRKLDEILAGGMTAEGVRAARSALARARALDVDLPITAAVCAVLFDGVSPMTAVSTLLARDARPESGDLRVPD; encoded by the coding sequence ATGCCACGCGCCAATAAGAGCACCGGAAACGCGCCCGGCCAGGACGCCGCGCAGGCGGCCCCCCGGGTCGCCGTGCTGGGCGCCGGCAGCTGGGGCACCGCGCTGGCGGCCGTGGCCGCCCGGCGGCGCCCCACTTTGCTGTGGGCGCGGCAGGCGGCCCAGGCCGAGGCCATGCGCGCCACTCACGAAAACGCCCGGTATCTTCCGGGCGTTTCTTTGCCCGCCGCGCTAGGAATCGGCGACAACCTGGACCAGGTTCTGTCGCGCACGGCAGAGGGCGGCGGCATCCCCCTGCTGATCCTGGGCGTGCCCGTGGCCGGGCTGGAGGCGATGTGCGGCGCGCTGGCGCGGCGGTTGCCCGCGCTGGGCGCCGCCGGCTGGCATGTGGTGTGGACCTGCAAAGGCTTCGACGAACAGCAGGGACGCCTGCCGCACGAAGTCGCGCGGGATTCGCTGGGCAAAGTGCCTGGCATCAGCCTGGGCGTGCTCTCGGGCCCCAGCTTCGCGCGCGAAGTCGCGCAAGGCCTGCCGGTCGGCCTGACGGTCGCCAGCAGCGACGCCGGCTTGTGCGCGGCCACCACGGCGGCCCTGCACGGCGGCGCCGTGCGCGTATATGCGGGCGCCGATGTCGTCGGCGTGGAAGTCGGCGGGGCAATGAAGAACATCATATCCATCGCCTGCGGCGTTTCCGACGGCTTGATGCTGGGCACCAATGCGCGCGCCGCGCTCATTACCCGCGGCCTGGCCGAAATGACGCGGCTGGGCGTGGCGCTGGGCGGGCGGGCGGAGACCTTTTCCGGGCTGACCGGCCTGGGCGACCTGGTGTTGAGCGCGACCGGCGAACTTTCCCGCAATCGCCGCGTGGGCCTGGAAATCGGCGCTGGGCGCAAGCTGGATGAAATCCTGGCCGGCGGCATGACGGCGGAGGGCGTGCGCGCGGCGCGGTCCGCGCTGGCCCGTGCCCGCGCGCTGGACGTCGATTTGCCCATCACCGCCGCCGTGTGCGCCGTTCTGTTCGACGGCGTCTCCCCCATGACGGCCGTCTCCACCTTGCTGGCGCGCGATGCCCGCCCGGAGAGCGGCGACCTGCGCGTACCCGATTAG
- a CDS encoding Bug family tripartite tricarboxylate transporter substrate binding protein, producing MFLSTPGRRGARAPRLWLALASLVAAMAVGGPARAEWPERPIDLIVPFPAGSSPDLLARIVSEPLSQALGKPIIVQNKPGAGGNIGTRLAAEAKPDGYTMLFTINGPLTTAPTLYRKTLGYDPFTDLAPVTLVATSPNVLVVPSNLNIKTVAQFVKLAKDKPGALNYGSVGPGSASQLAMEMFKEQAGLDIAHIPYPGFPQVISAIISGDIQSSFMVPAIAMPQARNGKATVLAVTSLERADTLPDTPTMAEQGYPGFEAISWDAILVPAGTPSGIVERLNSELARIISSDKVREQMAVQYFTPAPSSPEQLTARMRDEKARWDAVIQKLNLSLD from the coding sequence ATGTTTCTATCCACCCCCGGCCGTCGCGGCGCCCGCGCGCCCCGGTTGTGGCTGGCCCTGGCCAGTCTTGTCGCCGCCATGGCGGTGGGCGGCCCCGCCCGCGCGGAATGGCCCGAGCGTCCCATAGACCTGATCGTGCCCTTCCCCGCCGGGTCGTCCCCGGACCTGCTGGCGCGCATCGTCTCGGAACCGCTTTCCCAGGCCCTGGGCAAGCCCATCATCGTGCAGAACAAGCCGGGCGCCGGCGGCAACATCGGCACCCGCCTGGCGGCCGAGGCCAAGCCGGACGGCTACACCATGCTGTTCACCATCAACGGCCCGCTGACGACAGCGCCCACGCTATATCGCAAGACGCTGGGCTACGATCCCTTCACCGACCTGGCGCCGGTCACCCTGGTGGCGACCAGCCCCAATGTGCTGGTGGTGCCCAGTAACCTGAACATCAAGACCGTGGCACAGTTCGTCAAGCTGGCCAAGGACAAGCCGGGCGCGCTGAACTATGGCTCGGTGGGGCCGGGCAGCGCGTCGCAACTGGCCATGGAGATGTTCAAGGAGCAGGCCGGGCTGGATATCGCGCATATCCCCTATCCGGGCTTCCCGCAGGTGATCAGCGCCATTATTTCCGGCGACATCCAGTCGTCCTTCATGGTGCCGGCGATCGCCATGCCGCAGGCGCGCAATGGCAAGGCCACGGTGCTGGCCGTCACCAGCCTGGAACGGGCGGATACCTTGCCCGACACTCCGACCATGGCGGAACAGGGTTATCCCGGTTTCGAGGCGATCTCCTGGGATGCCATCCTGGTGCCGGCGGGCACGCCCAGCGGCATCGTCGAACGGCTCAACAGCGAGCTGGCGCGCATCATCAGCAGCGATAAAGTCCGCGAGCAAATGGCCGTGCAGTACTTCACCCCCGCACCGTCGTCCCCAGAGCAGTTGACGGCGCGCATGCGGGACGAGAAAGCCCGCTGGGACGCCGTGATCCAAAAGCTGAACCTGTCGCTGGATTGA
- a CDS encoding tRNA (cytidine(34)-2'-O)-methyltransferase — translation MFHVVLVEPEIPPNTGNAIRLCANTGSQLHLVEPLGFELDDARLRRAGLDYHEWQPVRVHATLAEALAAIAAPPGRVFALTTRTRHSIAGTSFQAGDVFVFGRETAGLSEAQLALFEPGQRLRLPMRPGQRSLNLSNAVAVVVFEAWRQAGYSGGV, via the coding sequence ATGTTCCACGTCGTTCTCGTCGAACCCGAAATCCCGCCCAACACCGGCAATGCGATACGCCTGTGCGCCAATACCGGTTCGCAGCTGCATCTCGTGGAACCGCTGGGCTTCGAGCTGGACGACGCCCGCCTGCGCCGCGCCGGCCTGGACTACCACGAATGGCAGCCGGTGCGCGTGCATGCCACCCTGGCCGAGGCCCTGGCCGCCATCGCCGCGCCACCCGGCCGCGTTTTCGCGCTGACCACGCGCACCCGGCACTCCATCGCCGGCACGTCGTTCCAGGCGGGGGATGTGTTCGTTTTCGGACGCGAGACCGCGGGCCTGTCGGAAGCGCAATTGGCCTTGTTCGAGCCCGGCCAGCGCCTGCGTCTACCCATGCGGCCAGGACAGCGCAGTCTCAATCTATCCAATGCCGTGGCGGTGGTCGTGTTCGAGGCGTGGCGGCAGGCCGGCTATTCCGGCGGCGTGTAG
- a CDS encoding ComF family protein yields the protein MAAPGPVVDPAAVRDFVREIPMQAWRAAGYRLLSMIPTDCPLCGGPSAGGRPCAGCLRDVAATMHAGQPRCPRCALRLRAELSPCPDCARRSLPLAGTSAGFDYEAPGDMLISRYKVEKRLVLAGPLADFILRAPGFPPDGGGARDLAPGTVLVPIPSSRASLRRRGFNPAAELARALARRTGLPVRLGWLARSREGPKQSGLSREARLRMAPGGYACPAQIPPCPIALVDDVMTTGSTLHAAALALRAAGAGRIVALVAARAPADAAGTLAQYRLP from the coding sequence ATGGCGGCGCCCGGCCCCGTGGTGGACCCTGCCGCCGTGCGGGATTTCGTCAGGGAGATACCCATGCAGGCGTGGCGCGCAGCGGGATACCGGCTGCTTTCCATGATCCCCACGGATTGTCCGCTGTGTGGCGGCCCGTCCGCCGGCGGACGCCCCTGCGCGGGTTGCCTGCGCGACGTGGCGGCGACCATGCATGCCGGCCAGCCGCGCTGCCCCCGCTGCGCACTGCGGCTGCGCGCCGAGCTCAGTCCCTGCCCGGATTGCGCCCGGCGATCCCTGCCCTTGGCCGGTACCTCCGCCGGTTTCGACTACGAGGCGCCTGGCGATATGCTGATCAGCCGCTACAAGGTCGAAAAGCGCCTGGTGCTGGCGGGGCCGCTGGCCGACTTCATCCTGCGCGCGCCGGGCTTTCCGCCGGACGGCGGCGGTGCCCGCGATCTGGCACCCGGCACCGTGCTGGTACCCATTCCGTCGTCGCGCGCGTCGCTGCGGCGGCGCGGGTTCAATCCCGCGGCGGAACTGGCGCGCGCGCTGGCGCGGCGCACGGGCCTGCCTGTCCGCCTGGGCTGGCTGGCGCGCAGCCGGGAAGGCCCCAAGCAAAGCGGCCTTTCCCGCGAAGCCCGGCTGCGCATGGCGCCGGGCGGCTATGCGTGTCCGGCGCAGATTCCCCCATGCCCCATCGCCCTGGTCGACGACGTCATGACCACGGGCAGTACCTTGCATGCGGCCGCGCTCGCGCTGCGGGCCGCCGGAGCAGGGCGCATCGTCGCGCTGGTGGCGGCGCGGGCGCCGGCGGACGCGGCCGGCACGCTGGCACAATATCGCCTGCCGTAG